The following are encoded together in the Bos mutus isolate GX-2022 chromosome 3, NWIPB_WYAK_1.1, whole genome shotgun sequence genome:
- the RPE65 gene encoding retinoid isomerohydrolase yields MSSQVEHPAGGYKKLFETVEELSSPLTAHVTGRIPLWLTGSLLRCGPGLFEVGSEPFYHLFDGQALLHKFDFKEGHVTYHRRFIRTDAYVRAMTEKRIVITEFGTCAFPDPCKNIFSRFFSYFRGVEVTDNALVNIYPVGEDYYACTETNFITKINPETLETIKQVDLCNYVSVNGATAHPHIENDGTVYNIGNCFGKNFSIAYNIVKIPPLQADKEDPISKSEIVVQFPCSDRFKPSYVHSFGLTPNYIVFVETPVKINLFKFLSSWSLWGANYMDCFESNETMGVWLHIADKKRKKYINNKYRTSPFNLFHHINTYEDHEFLIVDLCCWKGFEFVYNYLYLANLRENWEEVKKNARKAPQPEVRRYVLPLNIDKADTGKNLVTLPNTTATAILCSDETIWLEPEVLFSGPRQAFEFPQINYQKYGGKPYTYAYGLGLNHFVPDRLCKLNVKTKETWVWQEPDSYPSEPIFVSHPDALEEDDGVVLSVVVSPGAGQKPAYLLILNAKDLSEVARAEVEINIPVTFHGLFKKS; encoded by the exons ATGTCCAGCCA AGTTGAACATCCAGCTGGTGGTTACAAGAAACTGTTTGAAACTGTGGAGGAACTATCCTCACCGCTCACAGCCCATGTTACAG GCAGGATCCCCCTCTGGCTAACCGGCAGTCTCCTTCGATGTGGGCCAGGACTCTTTGAGGTTGGATCGGAACCATTTTACCACCTGTTTGATGGGCAAGCCCTCCTACACAAGTTTGACTTTAAAGAAGGACATGTCACATACCACAGAAG GTTCATCCGCACTGATGCTTACGTACGGGCAATGACTGAGAAAAGGATCGTCATAACAGAATTTGGCACCTGTGCTTTCCCAGATCCCTGCAAGAATATATTTTCCAG GTTTTTTTCTTACTTCCGAGGAGTGGAGGTTACTGACAATGCCCTTGTTAATATCTACCCAGTGGGGGAAGATTACTATGCCTGCACAGAGACCAACTTCATTACAAAGATTAATCCTGAGACCTTGGAAACAATTAAGCAG GTTGACCTTTGCAACTATGTCTCAGTCAATGGAGCCACTGCTCACCCCCACATTGAAAATGATGGGACTGTTTACAACATTGGTAATTGCTTTGGGAAAAATTTTTCAATTgcctacaatattgtaaagatccCACCACTACAAGCAG ACAAGGAAGATCCAATAAGCAAGTCAGAGATCGTTGTACAATTCCCCTGCAGTGACCGATTCAAGCCATCTTACGTCCATAG TTTTGGTTTGACTCCCAACTATATTGTTTTTGTGGAGACACCAGTCAAAATTAATCTGTTCAAGTTTCTTTCTTCATGGAGTCTTTGGGGAGCCAATTACATGGATTGTTTTGAATCCAATGAAACCATGGGG GTTTGGCTTCATATTgctgacaaaaaaagaaaaaagtatatcaATAATAAATACAGGACCTCTCCTTTTAACCTCTTTCATCACATCAATACCTATGAAGACCATGAGTTTCTGATTGTGGATCTCTGTTGCTGGAAAGG ATTTGaatttgtttataattatttatatttagccAATTTACGTGAGAACTGGGAAGAGGTGAAAAAAAATGCCAGAAAGGCTCCTCAGCCTGAAGTTAGGAGATACGTACTTCCTTTGAATATTGACAAG GCTGACACAGGCAAGAATTTAGTCACACTCCCCAACACAACTGCCACTGCAATTCTGTGCAGTGACGAGACCATCTGGCTGGAACCTGAGGTTCTCTTTTCAGGGCCTCGCCAAG cATTTGAGTTTCCTCAAATCAATTACCAGAAGTATGGTGGGAAACCTTACACATATGCGTATGGACTTGGCTTGAATCACTTTGTTCCAGACAGG CTCTGTAAGCTGAACGTCAAAACTAAAGAAACCTGGGTATGGCAAGAGCCTGATTCATACCCCTCAGAACCTATCTTTGTTTCTCACCCAGATGCCTTGGAGGAAGATGATG GTGTAGTTCTGAGTGTGGTGGTGAGCCCTGGGGCAGGACAAAAGCCTGCTTATCTTCTGATTCTGAATGCCAAGGACTTGAGTGAAGTTGCCAGGGCTGAAGTGGAGATTAACATCCCCGTCACCTTTCATGGACTGTTCAAAAAATCCTGA